Part of the Labilibaculum antarcticum genome, ATGTGCTGGCTAATAATGCTAAAGAGCTTATTAAAATCCAATTTAGTCTCATACCTTAGAGTTTTAGTTTCTAATTTGATACTAAGGAATGAGATTTTATTTTTATACTAAAAAGGAATCAATGAATACTCGAATTTCATCTACGAATTGGTTTATCGTGTCAATTTACTATTTGTTAATGGTGGGTTAGGTAAGCAATCTTAAATTGTAATTCTAATGACTCACCCAAAGATCATATATTTCAACTTCGCCGTATGCTGTTGCTTTATCTCCTTTACTCACATTTGATTGTGTGTAGCAACCAGCCTTAAAATAACATCCATTAGCATTTACTTTGTAGGTGTAGATGTATTCATCATTGTAATAGCATTTTACGCCTCCCTCTTCAGCGATGAATTTAACTGTGAAAATATCTCCTAATTGATAATCGGAAGTAAGAACAGGACCATCATTTCCATTTTCATCAATAAACAGCTTGTCGTTTTCCAGACGGAAAACAATCACATCATCATTGGCATCGTGGATTTGCCCAGCAACTACATGTTTTTTGTAATCGGGTAGGTGAGTAATGGCTTGTTTGATATACATCGTATGTGTGCCTGAAGTTGTGCTCCAGCTAGCTTTTGAATTTGAACCGGCGTAGTTGGGATTCATCTCACGAAGCTCACTTCTGGGGTAGCCCGAACCAGATGTGGTAACACCTCCACAATGTGCTCTGAACACAACACCATCTTCCGAACTGTTTACATGGAAATAGGTGTCGTGCTTAAAAATTTCGAGTTCCGGCTGATAAATGTCCATTGGATTATCGTTATCGTCAATTTCCGAAATAGGTAATGTCTCTTCCCAGCAGCTTAAATTAAGGATTGAAGCTGGATATTTAGTGGAAGCGATATTCTCATCGTCATTCTCGGGTTCTTCAATTTT contains:
- a CDS encoding polysaccharide lyase family 7 protein codes for the protein MILKNSFFKQIVRLSFFALLITFTLACSKENSTEEDSTEAKIEEPENDDENIASTKYPASILNLSCWEETLPISEIDDNDNPMDIYQPELEIFKHDTYFHVNSSEDGVVFRAHCGGVTTSGSGYPRSELREMNPNYAGSNSKASWSTTSGTHTMYIKQAITHLPDYKKHVVAGQIHDANDDVIVFRLENDKLFIDENGNDGPVLTSDYQLGDIFTVKFIAEEGGVKCYYNDEYIYTYKVNANGCYFKAGCYTQSNVSKGDKATAYGEVEIYDLWVSH